A single Pseudomonas sp. DC1.2 DNA region contains:
- a CDS encoding YbaB/EbfC family nucleoid-associated protein, whose protein sequence is MMKGGMAGLMKQAQQMQEKMAKMQEELANAEVTGKAGGDMVTVVMTGRHDVKRVTIDPSLVEGLSEDDKEMLEAVFAAAVNDAVRKIEANSQDKMSGVTAGMQLPPGMKLPF, encoded by the coding sequence ATGATGAAAGGTGGCATGGCCGGCCTGATGAAGCAGGCACAGCAGATGCAGGAAAAAATGGCCAAGATGCAGGAAGAACTGGCCAACGCTGAAGTCACCGGTAAGGCCGGTGGCGATATGGTCACGGTGGTGATGACCGGTCGTCACGACGTCAAGCGTGTGACCATCGACCCGAGCCTGGTGGAAGGTCTCAGCGAAGACGACAAAGAGATGCTGGAGGCCGTTTTCGCCGCTGCCGTCAACGATGCTGTGCGCAAGATTGAAGCCAACAGCCAGGATAAAATGTCCGGTGTGACCGCTGGCATGCAATTGCCGCCGGGTATGAAATTGCCATTCTGA
- a CDS encoding NADP-dependent oxidoreductase — protein sequence MSDALTLNQRIVLVSRPVGAPTPENFRLERVALPDLAEGQVLLKTLYLSLDPYMRGRMSDAPSYAAPVQIDEVMTGGAVSRVERSLNPKFQEGDLVVGSTGWQSHSISEGHNIIPIPSGLPSPSMALGVLGMPGMTAYMGLMDIGQPKAGETLVVAAASGAVGSVVGQVAKLKGLRVVGVAGGADKCRYVVEELGFDACVDHKSPNFSSELAHACAQGIDIYFENVGGKVFEAIVPLLNPKARIPLCGLIASYNAHQAPSGPDRLPQLLRTLLTKRARIQGFIVFDDYGDRQPEFISAMLPWVREGKVKFREDVVEGLENAPEAFIGLLEGRNFGKLVVQVAQD from the coding sequence ATGTCAGACGCATTGACCCTCAACCAACGTATCGTCCTGGTATCGCGCCCGGTGGGCGCGCCGACCCCGGAAAATTTTCGTCTGGAGCGGGTGGCGCTGCCTGATTTGGCCGAAGGCCAAGTGTTGCTCAAGACCCTTTATCTGTCGCTCGATCCCTACATGCGCGGTCGCATGAGTGACGCACCGTCCTACGCTGCTCCGGTGCAAATTGACGAAGTAATGACCGGTGGCGCTGTGAGTCGTGTCGAGCGCTCCCTGAACCCGAAGTTCCAGGAAGGCGATCTTGTGGTCGGTTCCACTGGCTGGCAGAGCCACAGCATCAGCGAGGGTCATAACATCATCCCGATTCCGTCCGGGCTGCCGAGTCCGTCGATGGCGTTGGGTGTACTCGGTATGCCGGGCATGACGGCCTACATGGGCCTGATGGATATCGGTCAGCCCAAGGCTGGCGAAACCCTGGTGGTGGCGGCGGCGTCTGGCGCCGTAGGCTCCGTGGTCGGTCAGGTGGCCAAGCTCAAAGGCCTGCGGGTGGTCGGCGTGGCGGGCGGGGCGGACAAGTGCCGTTACGTGGTCGAGGAATTAGGGTTTGATGCCTGTGTCGATCATAAGAGCCCCAACTTTTCCAGTGAGCTGGCCCACGCTTGCGCCCAAGGTATCGACATTTATTTCGAGAACGTCGGCGGCAAGGTTTTCGAGGCGATTGTGCCGTTGCTCAACCCTAAGGCGCGGATTCCGCTGTGCGGTTTGATTGCTTCCTACAACGCGCATCAGGCGCCAAGTGGGCCGGATCGTCTGCCGCAATTGCTGCGCACGTTGCTGACCAAGCGCGCACGTATCCAGGGTTTTATCGTGTTCGATGACTACGGTGACCGTCAGCCAGAGTTCATCAGCGCCATGTTGCCGTGGGTACGCGAGGGCAAGGTGAAGTTCCGCGAAGACGTGGTAGAGGGATTGGAGAATGCGCCCGAGGCGTTCATCGGGCTGCTGGAAGGGCGCAACTTCGGCAAACTCGTGGTACAGGTCGCCCAAGACTGA
- the recR gene encoding recombination mediator RecR: MSFSPLIRQLIDALRTLPGVGQKTAQRMALQLLERDRSGGSRLAQALSQAMEGVGHCRLCRTLTEDDLCPQCADNRRDDTLLCVVEGPMDVYAVEQTGFRGRYFVLKGHLSPLDGLGPEAIGIPQLLTRIEDAGTFTEVILATNPTVEGEATAHYIAQLLNNKGLIASRIAHGVPLGGELELVDGGTLAHSFAGRKPILL, translated from the coding sequence ATGAGCTTCAGCCCTTTGATTCGCCAACTGATCGATGCCTTGCGCACTTTGCCGGGTGTCGGTCAGAAAACCGCTCAGCGCATGGCGTTGCAACTGCTTGAGCGTGATCGCAGCGGTGGTTCTCGACTGGCTCAGGCCCTGAGCCAGGCCATGGAAGGTGTCGGTCACTGTCGATTGTGCCGCACGCTGACCGAAGACGACCTCTGCCCGCAATGCGCCGACAATCGTCGTGACGACACCTTGCTGTGCGTGGTGGAAGGACCGATGGATGTCTACGCGGTGGAGCAGACTGGTTTTCGCGGTCGCTATTTCGTGCTCAAAGGGCATTTGTCGCCCCTCGACGGTCTAGGGCCCGAAGCCATCGGCATCCCGCAATTACTCACGCGAATTGAAGACGCCGGCACGTTCACTGAGGTTATCCTCGCCACCAACCCCACGGTGGAAGGCGAGGCCACGGCCCATTACATCGCCCAGTTACTCAACAACAAAGGCCTGATCGCCTCGCGCATCGCCCATGGCGTGCCGTTGGGTGGCGAGCTTGAGTTGGTGGATGGCGGAACGTTGGCGCATTCGTTTGCAGGGCGTAAGCCGATTTTACTTTGA
- a CDS encoding acyl-CoA dehydrogenase family protein encodes MPAFQEYFDSSHQLVRDSVRRFVEREILPDIDQWEEAESFPRDLYLKAGAAGILGIGYPETLGGSHEGDLFARVAASEELMRCGSGGLVAGLCSLDIGLPPILKWATPQVRDRVVPQVLAGEKISALAITEPSGGSDVANLQTRAVRDGDYYRVSGSKTFITSGVRADFYTVAVRTGEPGFGGISLMLIEKGTPGFSVGRQLKKMGWWASDTAELFFDDCRVPVGNLIGVENMGFACIMGNFQNERLALALMANMTAQLALEESLKWARQREAFGKPIGKFQVLKHRLAEMATALEVSREFTYRQAAKMAAGQSVIKEISMAKNFATDTADRITTDAVQILGGMGYMRESLVERLYRDSRILSIGGGTREVMNEIISKQMGL; translated from the coding sequence ATGCCTGCCTTTCAGGAATACTTCGATTCCAGCCACCAATTGGTCCGTGACAGTGTCAGGCGTTTCGTCGAACGCGAGATTCTTCCGGACATCGATCAGTGGGAAGAAGCTGAAAGCTTTCCCCGCGACCTTTATCTCAAAGCCGGGGCGGCGGGGATTTTAGGGATTGGCTATCCCGAAACCCTTGGCGGCAGCCACGAAGGCGATCTGTTTGCCAGGGTGGCCGCCAGCGAAGAGCTGATGCGTTGCGGCTCCGGTGGGCTAGTGGCAGGACTCTGCTCGCTGGACATCGGCTTGCCGCCCATTCTCAAATGGGCCACCCCCCAAGTCCGTGATCGCGTGGTGCCCCAAGTGTTGGCAGGCGAAAAAATCAGCGCCCTGGCGATCACTGAGCCCAGCGGCGGCTCGGACGTGGCTAACCTGCAAACGCGCGCAGTGCGTGATGGCGATTATTATCGGGTCAGCGGCAGTAAAACGTTCATCACCAGTGGCGTTCGTGCCGATTTTTACACCGTCGCGGTGCGCACTGGTGAGCCGGGTTTTGGCGGCATCAGCCTGATGTTGATCGAAAAGGGCACGCCGGGTTTCAGCGTCGGGCGGCAGTTGAAGAAAATGGGCTGGTGGGCGTCGGACACTGCTGAGTTGTTCTTCGACGATTGCCGTGTGCCCGTTGGCAACTTGATCGGCGTTGAGAACATGGGGTTTGCCTGCATCATGGGCAATTTCCAGAATGAGCGACTGGCTTTGGCGCTGATGGCCAACATGACCGCACAGCTGGCCCTCGAAGAAAGTCTGAAATGGGCCCGTCAGCGCGAAGCCTTTGGCAAGCCTATCGGCAAGTTTCAGGTGCTCAAGCATCGTCTCGCTGAAATGGCAACGGCGTTAGAGGTGTCGCGAGAGTTCACTTATCGCCAGGCGGCGAAAATGGCGGCGGGGCAGAGCGTCATCAAGGAAATTTCCATGGCCAAGAATTTTGCCACCGATACGGCGGATCGCATCACCACGGACGCGGTACAGATTCTGGGTGGCATGGGCTACATGCGCGAAAGCCTGGTGGAGCGGTTGTACCGCGATAGCCGTATTCTTTCGATCGGCGGCGGTACTCGCGAAGTGATGAACGAGATCATCAGCAAGCAGATGGGGCTTTGA
- a CDS encoding adenine phosphoribosyltransferase: MVFDSFDIKSLIRPVIDFPKPGVIFRDITPLFQSPTALRLVMDSFAHRYVEADFTHIGAMDARGFLIGSVLAYQLNKPLVLFRKQGKLPADVLAEGYATEYGEAFLEVHADSLCEGDSVVMFDDLIATGGTLIAAANLIRRMGARVHEAAAIIDLPELGGSQRLEDMGIPTFCLTQFALSDK; encoded by the coding sequence ATGGTCTTTGACTCCTTCGACATCAAATCCCTGATCCGCCCCGTGATCGACTTTCCAAAACCGGGCGTGATTTTTCGCGACATCACTCCGCTATTTCAATCGCCCACGGCGCTGCGCCTGGTGATGGACAGCTTCGCCCACCGCTATGTCGAAGCCGACTTCACCCACATCGGTGCCATGGATGCCCGTGGTTTTCTGATCGGCTCGGTACTGGCTTACCAACTGAACAAGCCGCTGGTGCTGTTCCGCAAGCAAGGCAAGCTGCCGGCGGACGTGCTGGCAGAAGGTTACGCGACCGAATACGGCGAAGCCTTTCTTGAAGTCCACGCCGACAGCCTCTGCGAGGGTGATTCGGTAGTCATGTTCGATGACCTGATTGCGACGGGCGGCACGCTGATCGCAGCAGCGAATCTCATTCGGCGCATGGGCGCGCGGGTGCATGAAGCCGCCGCGATTATTGACCTGCCGGAGTTGGGTGGATCGCAGCGACTGGAAGACATGGGCATTCCGACGTTTTGCCTGACGCAGTTTGCGTTGTCTGATAAGTAG
- the fnr gene encoding fumarate/nitrate reduction transcriptional regulator Fnr, protein MSEPVKLRAHSQAHCKDCSLAPLCLPLSLNLEDMDALDEIVKRGRPLKKGEFLFRQGDTFDCVYAVRSGALKTFSLSDGGEEQLTGFHLPSELVGLSGMDTEKHPVSAQALETTSVCEIPFDRLDELALQLPQLRRQLMRVMSREIRDDQQMMLLLSKKTADERIATFLVNLSARFRARGFSANQFRLSMSRNEIGNYLGLAVETVSRVFTRFQQNELIAAEGKEIHILDPIQLCALAGGSLE, encoded by the coding sequence ATGTCCGAGCCAGTAAAACTGCGCGCTCATAGCCAAGCTCATTGCAAGGATTGCAGCCTGGCTCCCCTCTGCTTGCCACTTTCTCTGAATCTGGAAGACATGGATGCGTTGGACGAAATCGTTAAGCGGGGTCGTCCGCTGAAGAAAGGCGAGTTTCTGTTCCGTCAGGGCGACACCTTCGATTGCGTTTATGCAGTACGCTCCGGCGCGTTAAAGACTTTTAGCCTGAGCGATGGTGGCGAAGAGCAACTGACCGGTTTCCACTTGCCAAGCGAACTGGTCGGTCTATCGGGCATGGACACTGAAAAGCACCCCGTCTCGGCGCAAGCACTGGAGACAACCTCGGTCTGCGAAATTCCTTTCGATCGCCTCGACGAACTGGCCCTGCAACTGCCGCAATTGCGTCGTCAGTTGATGCGAGTGATGAGCCGCGAGATTCGCGACGATCAGCAAATGATGCTGCTGTTGTCGAAGAAAACCGCCGACGAACGCATCGCCACCTTCCTGGTCAACCTGTCCGCGCGCTTTCGCGCCCGTGGTTTTTCCGCCAATCAGTTCCGTTTGAGCATGTCGCGTAACGAAATCGGCAACTACCTGGGCCTGGCGGTGGAAACCGTGTCCCGAGTATTCACGCGCTTCCAGCAAAACGAATTGATAGCCGCCGAAGGTAAGGAAATCCATATTCTGGACCCGATCCAGCTGTGTGCCCTGGCCGGTGGCTCACTGGAGTAA
- the hemN gene encoding oxygen-independent coproporphyrinogen III oxidase: MLDAIRWDTDLIRRYDLAGPRYTSYPTAVQFNSQVGTFDLFHALRESRKALRPLSLYVHVPFCANICYYCACNKVITKDRGRALPYLQRLEQEIQLIACHLDPAQKVEQLHFGGGTPTFLSHDELRQLMAQLRKHFNLLDDDSGDYGIEIDPREADWSTMGLLRELGFNRVSIGLQDLDPAVQRAVNRLQSLEETRAVIDAARTLQFRSINIDLIYGLPKQTPEHFAHTVDEVISLQPDRLSVFNYAHLPERFMPQRRINSDELPTPAQKLEMLQGTIEQLTRAGYRYIGMDHFALPDDELAIAQEESTLQRNFQGYTTHGHCDLIGLGVSAISQIGDLYCQNSSDLNHYQNALASAQLATSRGLICNADDRLRRAVIQQLICNFTLEFAEIEQAFNIDFRGYFGELWPQLQAMATDGLIHLENQRISVLPAGRLLVRSVCMVFDAYLDPHNRQRFSRVI, translated from the coding sequence ATGCTCGACGCCATTCGTTGGGACACAGATCTGATCCGCCGTTACGACCTGGCGGGACCGCGTTACACCTCGTACCCGACCGCCGTGCAATTCAATAGCCAGGTCGGCACCTTCGACTTGTTCCATGCCTTGCGTGAAAGCCGCAAAGCACTGCGCCCACTGTCGCTGTATGTGCATGTGCCGTTCTGCGCGAACATTTGCTACTACTGCGCCTGTAACAAAGTCATCACCAAGGATCGCGGGCGGGCCCTGCCTTATTTGCAACGGCTGGAGCAGGAGATCCAGTTGATCGCCTGCCACCTGGACCCGGCGCAAAAAGTCGAGCAACTGCACTTTGGTGGCGGCACCCCGACCTTCCTCAGCCATGACGAACTGCGTCAGTTGATGGCGCAATTGCGCAAACACTTCAATCTGCTGGACGATGATTCCGGCGACTACGGCATCGAGATCGATCCGCGTGAAGCCGACTGGTCGACCATGGGCCTGCTGCGGGAACTGGGTTTCAACCGGGTCAGCATCGGCCTGCAAGACCTTGACCCTGCCGTACAGCGAGCGGTCAATCGCCTGCAAAGCCTGGAAGAGACACGCGCCGTCATCGACGCTGCGCGCACCTTGCAGTTTCGCTCGATCAATATTGATCTGATCTACGGTCTGCCAAAACAGACGCCCGAGCACTTCGCCCACACGGTGGATGAAGTGATCAGCCTGCAACCGGATCGGCTCTCGGTGTTCAATTACGCACACCTGCCGGAACGCTTCATGCCGCAACGGCGGATCAACAGCGACGAACTGCCGACACCGGCGCAGAAGCTGGAGATGCTTCAGGGCACCATCGAACAACTGACCCGGGCCGGTTACCGCTACATCGGTATGGACCATTTCGCCTTGCCCGACGACGAACTCGCGATTGCTCAGGAAGAGTCGACCCTGCAACGCAACTTCCAGGGCTACACCACCCATGGCCACTGCGATTTGATCGGGCTGGGGGTCTCCGCCATCAGCCAGATCGGCGATCTGTACTGCCAGAACAGCAGCGATCTGAACCACTACCAGAACGCCCTCGCCTCGGCACAACTGGCCACCAGCCGTGGTTTGATTTGCAACGCCGATGACCGCCTGCGCCGGGCGGTGATTCAGCAACTGATCTGCAACTTCACGTTGGAATTCGCTGAAATCGAACAGGCATTCAACATCGACTTTAGGGGTTATTTTGGGGAACTGTGGCCGCAATTGCAGGCCATGGCCACCGACGGACTGATCCACCTGGAAAACCAACGCATCAGCGTCCTGCCGGCCGGCCGATTACTAGTTCGCTCGGTGTGCATGGTCTTCGATGCGTACCTGGACCCGCACAATCGCCAGCGATTTTCACGAGTGATTTGA
- a CDS encoding sulfite exporter TauE/SafE family protein, producing MLELAPLLVSALILGLLGGGHCLGMCGGLMGALTLAIPKEQRSRRFRLLLAYNLGRIISYATAGLLIGLAGWAVANSPAAMFMRIIAGLLLICMGLYLAGWWSGLTRIESLGRGLWRHIQPLANTLLPVSSLPRALLLGALWGWLPCGLVYSTLLWAASQGNALDSAMLMLAFGLGTWPVLLATGLAAERVTALLRKRSVRMSGGLLVILFGIWTLPGPHQHWLMGH from the coding sequence ATGCTTGAATTGGCGCCACTGCTGGTATCAGCCCTGATCCTCGGCCTGCTCGGTGGCGGGCACTGCCTGGGCATGTGCGGCGGCTTGATGGGCGCACTGACGTTGGCCATTCCCAAGGAGCAACGCAGCCGTCGTTTCCGCTTGCTGCTGGCGTATAACCTGGGGCGAATTATCAGCTACGCCACCGCCGGTCTGCTGATCGGCCTCGCTGGCTGGGCAGTGGCCAACAGCCCTGCGGCGATGTTCATGCGCATCATCGCCGGGCTGCTGCTGATTTGCATGGGCTTGTACCTGGCCGGCTGGTGGAGCGGCCTGACACGCATCGAAAGCCTCGGCCGTGGCCTGTGGCGGCATATCCAGCCGCTGGCCAACACACTGCTGCCAGTGTCGAGCCTGCCCCGCGCCCTGCTGCTGGGCGCGCTATGGGGCTGGTTGCCGTGCGGACTGGTTTACAGCACCTTGCTGTGGGCAGCGAGTCAAGGCAACGCGCTGGACAGTGCGATGTTGATGCTGGCGTTCGGGCTGGGCACATGGCCCGTGTTATTGGCCACCGGCCTGGCGGCAGAACGCGTGACGGCGTTGTTACGCAAGCGCAGCGTGCGCATGAGCGGTGGGTTGCTGGTGATCCTGTTCGGAATCTGGACATTGCCGGGGCCGCATCAACATTGGTTGATGGGGCACTAA
- the ccoS gene encoding cbb3-type cytochrome oxidase assembly protein CcoS, which produces MPALYVMIPAALLIVAIAVYIFFWAVDSGQYDDLDGPAHSILFDDQDPNHKAAVDEASGHPVKPDDQAPPHA; this is translated from the coding sequence ATGCCAGCTCTTTACGTGATGATCCCGGCGGCGCTGCTGATCGTAGCCATCGCCGTCTACATCTTTTTCTGGGCGGTCGACAGTGGTCAGTACGACGACCTCGACGGCCCGGCCCACAGCATCCTGTTCGACGACCAAGACCCTAACCACAAGGCGGCGGTCGACGAAGCCAGTGGCCATCCAGTGAAACCGGATGACCAGGCGCCACCCCATGCTTGA
- a CDS encoding heavy metal translocating P-type ATPase — translation MTTPTPCYHCALPVPARSRFTAAVLGETREFCCPGCQAVAEAIVAGGLESYYQHRSEASSNPGALPVQLVDELALYDRADVQQPFVRHDGDLAETTLLMEGISCAACGWLIEKHLRGLPAVAEARLNLSNHRLHVRWADSELPLSQVLSELRHIGYAAHPYQADRASEQLASENRLALRQLGVAGLLWFQAMMATMATWPEFNIDLSPELHTILRWVALFLTTPIVFYSCAPFFKGAMRDLRTRHLTMDVSVSLAIGSAYLAGIWTAITGVGELYFDAVGMFALFLLAGRYLERRARERTAAATAQLVNLLPASCLRLSADGQSERILLSELRVGDQVLVHPGAILPADGKILDGQSSIDESLLTGEYLPQPRTLGDAVTAGTLNVEGALTVEVLALGQDTRLSAIVRLLDRAQAEKPRLAEIADRAAQWFLLVSLIAAAVIGLLWWELDSSRAFWIVLAMLVATCPCALSLATPTALTAATGTLHKLGLLLTRGHVLEGLNQIDTVIFDKTGTLTEGRLALRSIRTLGALDSDQCLSLAAALENRSEHPIARAFGRAPLAAEEVHSTPGLGLEGLVSSHRLRIGHPGFVCELSGASVPLMPNEAGQWLLLGDSSGPLAWFVLDDRLRADAQALLAACKARGWRTLLLSGDSSPMVASVAAELGIDEAYGGLRPDDKLQVLQQLHKEGRKVLMLGDGVNDVPVLAAADISVAMGSATDLAKTSADAVLLSNRLGALVQAFSLARRTRRVIIENLLWAALYNGLMLPFAALGWITPVWAAVGMSISSLTVVLNALRLTRMPGMPAASATPVTRPLPA, via the coding sequence ATGACCACCCCAACCCCTTGCTACCACTGCGCCCTGCCCGTCCCGGCCCGCAGCCGCTTCACCGCCGCCGTGCTCGGTGAAACCCGCGAGTTCTGCTGCCCGGGTTGCCAGGCAGTGGCTGAAGCCATCGTGGCCGGAGGGCTGGAAAGTTATTACCAGCATCGCAGCGAAGCCTCGTCCAACCCTGGAGCCTTGCCGGTGCAGTTGGTCGATGAACTGGCGCTGTACGACCGCGCGGACGTCCAGCAACCGTTCGTGCGCCACGACGGCGATCTCGCCGAAACTACGCTGCTGATGGAAGGCATCAGTTGCGCCGCCTGCGGCTGGTTAATCGAAAAACACCTGCGCGGCTTGCCAGCGGTGGCTGAAGCGCGACTGAACCTGTCCAACCACCGTTTGCACGTGCGCTGGGCCGATTCCGAGCTACCGCTGAGCCAGGTACTCAGCGAACTGCGCCACATCGGATACGCCGCGCACCCGTATCAGGCCGACCGTGCCAGCGAACAACTGGCCAGCGAAAACCGTTTGGCGTTGCGTCAACTCGGCGTGGCCGGGCTGCTGTGGTTCCAGGCCATGATGGCGACCATGGCCACCTGGCCAGAATTCAATATCGACCTCAGCCCCGAATTGCACACCATCTTGCGTTGGGTCGCGCTGTTCCTCACTACGCCCATCGTGTTCTACAGCTGCGCGCCATTCTTCAAGGGCGCCATGCGCGACTTGCGCACACGCCATCTGACCATGGACGTTTCTGTCTCCCTCGCCATCGGCAGCGCTTATCTTGCCGGCATTTGGACTGCAATCACCGGTGTCGGCGAGCTGTACTTCGACGCGGTGGGCATGTTTGCGCTGTTCCTGCTGGCCGGGCGTTATCTGGAACGCCGAGCCCGTGAGCGCACCGCCGCGGCCACGGCACAACTGGTCAATCTGTTGCCCGCTTCCTGCCTGCGGCTGAGCGCCGACGGTCAGAGCGAGCGAATCCTGCTGAGTGAATTACGCGTCGGCGACCAGGTACTGGTACACCCCGGAGCGATTCTGCCGGCCGATGGCAAGATCCTCGATGGTCAATCGAGCATTGATGAGTCCCTGCTCACCGGTGAATACCTGCCGCAACCGCGCACCTTGGGTGATGCAGTCACTGCCGGCACCTTGAACGTCGAGGGTGCATTGACCGTTGAAGTCCTGGCACTGGGTCAAGACACACGACTGTCGGCCATCGTCCGCCTGCTGGACCGCGCCCAGGCTGAAAAACCCCGACTGGCGGAAATCGCCGACCGGGCGGCGCAATGGTTCCTGCTGGTGTCGCTGATTGCCGCCGCTGTCATCGGCCTGCTGTGGTGGGAGCTGGATTCGTCGCGAGCATTCTGGATCGTGCTGGCGATGCTGGTGGCAACCTGTCCGTGCGCCTTGTCCCTCGCGACGCCGACCGCACTCACCGCCGCCACTGGCACCCTGCACAAACTCGGCCTGCTGTTGACTCGCGGCCATGTGCTGGAAGGGTTGAATCAGATCGACACGGTGATTTTCGACAAGACCGGTACGCTCACCGAAGGTCGCCTGGCCCTGCGCTCGATCCGCACGTTGGGCGCCCTCGACAGCGATCAGTGCCTAAGCCTCGCCGCCGCCCTGGAAAACCGCTCCGAACACCCGATTGCCCGAGCTTTTGGTCGCGCACCACTGGCCGCTGAAGAAGTTCACAGCACGCCCGGTCTGGGCCTTGAAGGTTTGGTGAGCAGCCATCGCCTGCGTATCGGCCATCCAGGTTTTGTCTGCGAACTCAGTGGCGCCTCCGTGCCATTGATGCCCAATGAAGCGGGTCAGTGGCTGCTGCTTGGCGACAGCAGCGGGCCGCTGGCCTGGTTTGTCCTCGACGATCGTTTGCGCGCCGACGCCCAGGCCCTGCTCGCCGCGTGCAAGGCACGGGGTTGGCGCACCCTGCTGCTGTCCGGCGACAGCTCGCCGATGGTCGCCAGCGTCGCCGCCGAGTTGGGCATCGACGAGGCCTATGGTGGCTTGCGCCCGGATGATAAGTTGCAGGTCCTGCAACAGTTGCACAAAGAAGGACGCAAGGTGCTGATGCTCGGCGACGGGGTCAACGATGTGCCGGTGCTGGCGGCAGCCGACATCAGCGTGGCCATGGGATCAGCCACGGACCTGGCGAAAACCAGCGCCGACGCGGTGCTGTTGTCGAACCGTCTCGGCGCGCTGGTGCAAGCCTTCAGCCTGGCACGGCGCACCCGCCGGGTGATCATCGAAAACCTGCTGTGGGCCGCACTGTACAACGGCCTCATGCTACCGTTTGCCGCCCTCGGCTGGATCACCCCGGTGTGGGCGGCGGTCGGCATGTCGATCAGTTCTTTGACGGTTGTGCTGAACGCTCTACGCCTGACGCGTATGCCGGGTATGCCGGCCGCCAGCGCGACACCCGTAACCCGTCCGCTGCCGGCATGA